DNA from Clarias gariepinus isolate MV-2021 ecotype Netherlands chromosome 11, CGAR_prim_01v2, whole genome shotgun sequence:
tctgacctcataaacacTCTAAAGAATAAATGGAAACAAATTCCCAGAAAAACACTCCAACATTTAGTGGACGtgcttccaagaagagtgggaGCTGGTATAGCTGCAGATAGGGGGATCAGCTCCATATTGTATAAGTGTATGTATTAGGATGCAATGTCATTAACAGGTTTGGggaaatacttttgtccatatagtgtaagTCACTGGAAGGTCCTCACAAGGATAGTAATGCAAATgtttgtctatgtgtgtgttgtaacgTCCTCAGTTTCAGTAGCTATAGGATCCTACAgcagagtgtgagtgtgtcagTGGTTCTGTACAGACACACTAGAGAAGTTGTATTATCAGCTCTCACACATGCTTTACTTAACAAACGCATACACAGGTTtgtctgcttttttcccttcacCCAATTTTATCTTAGATTAGTTCATTTCCAGTTCCTCTGTCTACATTGTCAACATTGTGGAAAAACTCTAAAATTCAACGTTGCACATTTCCAGACATGAAACATACCGTCATCATTCACACTAGCGAGTGATGTGTGTCTGTCATGTTACTTATAAATTGTggtacggtggtgtagtggttagcactgtggcctggcacctccagggtcgagggtttgattttcacctcaggtgtgtgtgtatgtatgtgtttgtagAGTTTGCGTGTtttgggtttcccctgggtactccggtttcctcccacagtctaaagatatgcagattaggcaaattggtgttcccaaattgtcctgaagtgtgtgtgtgtgtgtgtgctgcaatggattggcaccctgtccagggtgtaccacgcctCATGCCCAAGTTTCCTGAcacaggctccaggcttcctgcaggatagaagatgaatgaatggacaTTTGCCTTTGAACTAGTAGCTTTGTTGTCTGATTTGATTATCAAAGCGAGCTAATCATAGCTACATATCAACTATATCGATGTACACTCACCGGAGACACCAACAATTTCTTCTGCTTCTTTtcaaacctgattttttttttcattagttcTTTATACACATATGAACGGACAAGATTTGCTTTTCCTTTAACAGTAAATAAGAACTTTTTGCAAGTTGTAAGTAATGTTTCAATCAAATGTGCAGCGTGTAAGCACTTTGTACTATGATGTATAAAAATAACTGATGTTGGCGAATACATGGAAATAACAGCGCCGTCCTCTTACAACCATTATCCCAGattaatatataacatgttgtactttttaaactttatgtAATTAAGTTTAAGGTTGTTGAACATCCAGGAGAACAGTTCGTTCCTGTCCTCGCTTACATTATCGCTGCTCGTCTTGTCCTTACGGAGAAACCACAAAAAGTACAGTAGACTTGTCCTCCctgaagatttttttcctgtagcaggaaatgttaaaaagtgctggaactggagactccttagaTAACTGTTACACAACCATCTCTTAAATTCATCACATCAATGATTATACTTCTAAACAAGCTTTTACTAAAGAACAAAACCATATTAAATTAAGTGCATAATATAAGAACCTATCACACAAATTCAGCTTAATAAACGTAAAATAAGCACTGATGTAGCTCAGCTCCGTCTTCACACCGAAgtagtgaacaaaaaaaaaaattcaggatgTCTTGGGTTTTCACACTTCCTCGTTACTGGGTGTAAAAGCGCCGAATGAGAAGTGATCATCTCCAGTGAGTGTTGCACGTCGGCTTTATAGtacatagataaataaataaatgaaataaatgttctCACTTCTGCatcaactttttattttttcagtttctGTAAGTAATTACCTTTATGTGTGTAATTTTAAGCAGAAGTTCTTTGTGTTCTTCAGCTACTGCTAGTTTCTGCATGATGTTAAATCTGTGAATATCTGAACTGTAGAATGTGTCGAAATGAAACGATTACATGACATTTCTTGTCATGTTTATATGGATGAGGGATTATCTGAGCAGCTCAAGGCTCTGGgaacatgtttctttttttatgtgtgtcaGGGCGATAAAGCAAACTCGAGTTGGTTCTATTCTCTGCAGCTCTCAGTCATCAGTTACGGAAGAACTAAACCACaagtaagcaaaaaaacaactgtgGGCAGACATTATGCCACTGTTTCATAACTTAACGTCTCACTCTTAAAAACTCTAATATCGgaatcatattttaaatttaaacatgtgTTATTTCTTTCTTATCAGTTTATTTCTGAACCACTTCTAtttactcttttatttattcatattattgtgttttttgttgttgtttgcagAGATGTTCACCCTAACTGAAGTGGCCTCCCTCAATGACATCCAGCCCACGTATCGAATCCTGAAGCCGTGGTGGGACGTCTTCATGGACTACCTCGGTTTCGTAATGTTGATGATAGCCATCTTTGCTGGGACGATGCAGTTAACCAAAGATCACGTGGCGTGTCTTCCCATTCTAAAGGAGACTACTAATACAAACTTGTGCATGATCCCTAGTCCAGCAGAGATCTCTACATCAGCTTTAGGCAACGTACCCGTAGCTACTCCGGATCTTCCGGACAGTGCAGTGCATACAATCAGCCAGGATGCTGAGCCTAAACCCAAAGGACGCAAAACGAACTTGGACTATCAGCAGTACATTTTTGTCAATCAAATGTGCTACCATGTCGCCTTGCCTTGGTACTCTAAGTACTTTCCTTACCTCGTCCTGATCCACACCATCGTGTTGATGGTAAGCAGCAATTTTTGGTTCAAATACCCAAAGACCAGCTCAAAGATCGAGCACTTCGTGTCCATCCTCGGCAGGTGCTTCGAGTCACCCTGGACCACGAAGGCACTGTCCGAAACCGCGTGCGAAGACTCTGAAGAAAACAAGCAGAGACTCATTGCTGGACAGTCTGGTCCTAAGCAGCTGTCCACAGATAGCCAGGACATTGTGGATACCAATTTGTCCCAGCCACTGTTAGGAAACGCCAACCTGACATTCTCAGCCGAGAAGATGGTTCATGAAGGTCCAAGTATGACCATTTTAGACAAAAAAGACGGCGAGCAAGCAAAGGCGCTTTTCGAGAAAGTTCGGACTTTCCGAGCTCACGTCGAGGACAGCGACTTCATCTATAACCTCTACATGGTGCAGACGATCATAAAAGCTTTTAAGTTAATCGTTATCCTGGGTTACACATCAACTTTTGCTGCACACATTGATTTCTGTCATATATGTGAACCCAAAATTGAGCATTTAACCGGATATGATAAATTCTTCTGCACCCACAATATGGCCTTCATGCTGAAGAAGCTACTTTTTACGTTCATGGCTATCATCGGTCTTTATTGCCTCGTGTGCCTGTATGCACTTTTCTGGCTTTTTCGACGTTCACTCAAGGAATATTCGTTTGAAAAAGTCAGAGAGGAAAGCAGCTTCAGCGACATCCCCGATGTCAAAAACGACTTTGCGTTCCTTCTCCACATGGTTGACCAGTATGATCAGTTACACTCCAAACGATTTGGCATTTTTCTGTCAGAGGTCAGTGAGAACAAGCTTCGCGAAATTAGCCTTAATCACGAATGGACAATCGAGAAATTGCGTCAACTCGTGACCAGCAACCCCCAAGACAAGCAAGAGCTGCACTTGTTCATGCTCTCGGGATTGCCCAATGCTGTATTCGACCTCACTGAGCTCGAAGTTCTAAAGTTGGAACTCATCCCCGAGGTCCGGATTTCAGCCAAGGTTTCCCAGATGATGAATTTACAAGAACTTCATCTCTATAACAGTCCTGCCAAGGTGGAACAAACAGGTTTCAGTTTCCTCCGAGATCACCTCCGCTGCCTTTATGTGAAGTTCAGCGACGTGGCAGAAATCCCTCCATGGATTTACCTCCTGAGGAGCCTCAGGGAACTTCATTTGATTGGTAGCTTGAACTCGGAGCACAACAAAATGATCGGTTTGGAATCCCTGAAAGACTTAAGGCACCTCAAGACACTATATCTCAAAAGCAATCTCAACAAAATACCCAGCAACCTCACAGATCTTTCTCCACATCTGGTCAAGCTGATCGTGCACAATGACGGGACTAAATTGCTAATTCTGAACAGTCTGAAAAAGATGACGAGCTTGCGCGAGTTGGAGCTCCATCACTGCGACCTGGAGAGGATCCCTCATGCTATTTTCAGCTTAACAAACTTGCAAGATTTGGATTTGAAATCTAACAGCATCCACACCATCGAAGAGGTCATCAGCTTTCAGCACCTGAAAAGACTGACGTGCCTCAAGTTGTGGCACAACAAGATCGTCAGTATTCCACAGAACATAAGCCATGTGAAGAACCTCGAATCGCTCTACCTTGGGTACAACAAACTGGAGACTCTACCAGCGGCTCTGTTCTACCTGCCAAAGCTCCGGTACCTGGATATCGGACACAATTCCATTTCGGTGATTCCAGGTGAAGTTGGAGTTCTCCAGTACCTGCAGCACTTTGATATCACGGCAAATAAAGTAGAGGTTCTTCCCAAACAGCTATTCAGATGTACCAAGCTAAAAGTTCTGCTTGTGGGAAACAACAGCATCACCGTGCTTCCAGAATCCATTGGACAGTTAACGCAGCTAGTGCAACTCGACGTGAAGGGGAACTGCTTGGATCACCTTCCGTACCAGCTTAGTCAATGTCACCATCTTAACAAAAACTCGTTCGTTGTGGAGGATCACCTTTTTGACACCCTTCCGCTTGAGGTGAAAGAAAGCATGACTGAGGCGCCAACATTTACAGCTTAGCTGTTGACTTTATCGATTTCCCGTTTATTCTTTTTTGCTAAAACGGCATACCGACTTAACCAGACAGAAATGCTAACTCACTAATGGAGACAGGGCGCAGGATGTTAAAAAGACACTACTGCTTCTGGTTATTTCTGCATGCTGACTTCATGCTAGGATTTACGTTTGTTAGCAACGTTGGCGTCTCTGGTAGGAGTGCAGATAATAACACGGCCATTATCTTTGAAGAACACGTAAGGATCTGTCCACACCTTGTCGATTTTTTGCAGTATCGCAGGGCAGCATCTAGAGGAAACCGCTGTGTGGCCTCAGAGGCAGCCATGATTGGCTAGcgtcactgtgattgacaggggtGAGAGAGTATGCCCCTCCCAACCAGACGAATGTCGTCACGAATAGCTTGGGATTTGAATTCATAATCCACCGACAACAGGGGCAGACATGTTTTCTGTTGCATCTTACAAAGAGTTTCCATCACGTGTGATTAAACGCTCACTGGCGCTCATTTGAAATAATAATGTGCTGAATTATGTGATAAATAACCAAACCTAACCTAGTATCAGCACATGGCTGGTGCTGAGGCcagtttgtttgcttttttttgatCCAGGAAatgttcctttctttctctctctctcaatataCGGTgtagtgaaaaagtatttgtataaaagtttttatactaaacttttttgcatatttgtcacgcTTAAATGATTTGAGATGCTTAAAACCCCTCCAGAGCCTTAGAAATGCATTACTCTTTCCATTTCAACTACTGTCTATTACTTTCTTTCTTATCTGTTCTtaaatttctttagattgtgaTGCTTTCATAGATCTTTTAGCGTgtctcactttgtcagacaggttatatttaagtgatttcttgatttaattcatggtgtggcaagtgaaatttaactcacatttcattcatgatttagtatttttttttttcccgtggGGCCAGACAGGTTTGAACAGCTTTTCtccagtaataaataaaatgctttttgtaATGAACTCagttaaaaattacattttgtatttacttaatctttatgtaatataaattttttaaatgatgatctcaatcatttaatgATTGATTCAGACTACACAAGTTTACAATAAATTAGaagaatattcataaaaatgatGAGTCACACTGTTATTGTCTTAGCCTTGCACATCTAtctataaaaaatactttttttgaaaaagtttttgGTATGCTAATTAGGCTCAACCTCTCTTCCATGGCAATGAGATCATGTGACCTGAGACCTTCGTCAAAACAGCCGTAATGGCGGACACACGCAAGCTTTTAACAGAATCTTCCCCAAAACAATCTGCACTTGTTTGTCTTTCCGTCCTCGAGTTTGTTTTAATACCTTGTCCCCCGAAATCGCATTTGCATacttattaatattcattagcaTCTGCCAAAGATGGGTGTGTACACAGGATCAGCCTGTATTTCAGTGTTTAAACAACACATTGTATTTGCTAAAGTGActtattttttaactatttaatttttttctgcattttaacATTCTTACACACATGATAAGTTTGAGAACCATGTATGGTCTGTGTCTGTAtctttaagtgtgacaaaagtgcaaaatgaataaataaatgaaaacaagaaGGGggtaaatagtttttcacagtACTGTGTACACTTAATTAGATACTTCAGCGATGTGCACAAATTTTGAAATGCTTCAGTGACTCTGCTTAATCACAAAAGTCCAAAATGcacagtttacttttttttttttttactatttattattattaattaaacaatcaGTTTGGCACAATTGTTTTCCTGGAATGATGTCCG
Protein-coding regions in this window:
- the lrrc8da gene encoding volume-regulated anion channel subunit LRRC8D — protein: MFTLTEVASLNDIQPTYRILKPWWDVFMDYLGFVMLMIAIFAGTMQLTKDHVACLPILKETTNTNLCMIPSPAEISTSALGNVPVATPDLPDSAVHTISQDAEPKPKGRKTNLDYQQYIFVNQMCYHVALPWYSKYFPYLVLIHTIVLMVSSNFWFKYPKTSSKIEHFVSILGRCFESPWTTKALSETACEDSEENKQRLIAGQSGPKQLSTDSQDIVDTNLSQPLLGNANLTFSAEKMVHEGPSMTILDKKDGEQAKALFEKVRTFRAHVEDSDFIYNLYMVQTIIKAFKLIVILGYTSTFAAHIDFCHICEPKIEHLTGYDKFFCTHNMAFMLKKLLFTFMAIIGLYCLVCLYALFWLFRRSLKEYSFEKVREESSFSDIPDVKNDFAFLLHMVDQYDQLHSKRFGIFLSEVSENKLREISLNHEWTIEKLRQLVTSNPQDKQELHLFMLSGLPNAVFDLTELEVLKLELIPEVRISAKVSQMMNLQELHLYNSPAKVEQTGFSFLRDHLRCLYVKFSDVAEIPPWIYLLRSLRELHLIGSLNSEHNKMIGLESLKDLRHLKTLYLKSNLNKIPSNLTDLSPHLVKLIVHNDGTKLLILNSLKKMTSLRELELHHCDLERIPHAIFSLTNLQDLDLKSNSIHTIEEVISFQHLKRLTCLKLWHNKIVSIPQNISHVKNLESLYLGYNKLETLPAALFYLPKLRYLDIGHNSISVIPGEVGVLQYLQHFDITANKVEVLPKQLFRCTKLKVLLVGNNSITVLPESIGQLTQLVQLDVKGNCLDHLPYQLSQCHHLNKNSFVVEDHLFDTLPLEVKESMTEAPTFTA